A section of the Chryseobacterium ginsenosidimutans genome encodes:
- a CDS encoding YeeE/YedE family protein — protein sequence MIEVIKQPWPWYIAGPLIGLTVPALLIVGNKSFGISSSLRHICAACIPANINFFKYDWKKELWNLFFVFGIVLGGIIASQWLMNPGEISVNPNLKAELATYGITDYSNLVPVQLMNFASLLTLKGFITMVVGGFLVGFGTRYAGGCTSGHAIMGLSNLQLPSLIATICFMAGGFLMANVILPIILSL from the coding sequence ATGATAGAAGTTATAAAACAACCCTGGCCGTGGTATATAGCGGGTCCGTTAATAGGGCTTACAGTTCCGGCTTTGCTGATAGTGGGCAACAAATCTTTTGGAATCAGTTCCTCTTTAAGGCATATTTGCGCAGCGTGTATTCCTGCCAACATTAATTTTTTCAAATACGACTGGAAAAAAGAACTCTGGAATTTGTTTTTCGTCTTCGGAATTGTACTAGGTGGAATCATTGCTTCCCAGTGGCTGATGAATCCGGGAGAAATCTCTGTCAATCCCAACTTAAAAGCTGAGTTAGCAACGTACGGAATTACCGATTACAGCAATCTCGTTCCAGTTCAGTTAATGAATTTTGCCAGTCTGTTAACTTTAAAAGGTTTCATCACAATGGTTGTCGGTGGATTTCTGGTAGGTTTCGGAACACGCTATGCGGGTGGTTGCACCAGTGGACATGCTATTATGGGATTGTCAAATTTACAGTTGCCATCACTCATTGCAACCATTTGTTTTATGGCAGGAGGTTTTTTAATGGCGAATGTGATTTTGCCGATTATTCTTTCACTTTAA
- the trxA gene encoding thioredoxin, whose amino-acid sequence MALEITDSSFQEVLKSDKPVLVDFWAVWCGPCRTLGPIIEEVANDFEGKAVVGKVDVDNNQEISMKYGIRNIPTVLIFKNGEVVDKLVGVAPKEVIAEKLSAHL is encoded by the coding sequence ATGGCTTTAGAAATTACAGATAGCTCATTTCAAGAGGTTTTAAAATCAGATAAACCTGTATTAGTAGACTTTTGGGCAGTATGGTGCGGACCATGTAGAACATTAGGACCAATCATCGAAGAAGTAGCAAACGATTTCGAAGGAAAGGCAGTAGTAGGAAAGGTGGATGTTGACAACAACCAGGAAATTTCTATGAAATATGGTATCAGAAATATCCCTACAGTTCTAATTTTTAAGAACGGTGAGGTTGTTGATAAATTAGTTGGTGTGGCTCCAAAAGAAGTGATCGCTGAAAAATTAAGCGCACACTTATAA
- a CDS encoding Crp/Fnr family transcriptional regulator, with protein sequence MEHTAFSSDVISSQELLDKLYQNGNLKTYREGEIILDENASIRSIPIVMKGLLKVIRTEEDGREILLYYIKAGESCIMSFLGGMHNEKSIVKAEVEEDSEILFLPVEKVSLFIKEYPEWLDYIFRLYHKRFEELLDIINAIAFKKVDERLLNLLTKKAEIANSNTIVVTHEQLANELGTARVVVSRLLKQLEDSGKVKLGRNKIIVSDLN encoded by the coding sequence ATGGAACATACTGCATTTTCTTCCGATGTCATTTCTTCACAGGAATTACTTGATAAGCTTTACCAAAATGGTAATCTAAAAACCTACCGGGAAGGTGAAATCATTCTAGATGAAAATGCTTCGATCCGATCTATACCAATTGTAATGAAGGGATTGTTGAAAGTAATACGAACGGAAGAAGATGGAAGAGAAATATTATTATACTATATTAAAGCAGGTGAAAGCTGCATTATGTCTTTTCTTGGTGGAATGCATAATGAAAAGAGTATTGTAAAGGCAGAAGTTGAAGAAGATTCCGAAATACTTTTCTTACCTGTAGAAAAGGTGTCGCTCTTTATCAAAGAATATCCGGAATGGCTGGACTATATTTTCAGACTATATCACAAACGCTTTGAAGAATTACTGGATATTATTAATGCTATAGCTTTTAAAAAGGTAGATGAGCGACTACTAAATCTTCTTACTAAAAAAGCAGAAATAGCAAATTCAAATACTATAGTCGTTACTCACGAGCAACTTGCGAATGAACTTGGAACAGCAAGAGTTGTTGTTTCCCGACTTCTAAAGCAATTGGAAGATTCTGGAAAAGTGAAATTGGGAAGAAACAAAATTATTGTTTCAGATCTGAATTAA
- a CDS encoding sulfite exporter TauE/SafE family protein, whose protein sequence is MEIFGYIAAIFIGISLGLIGGGGSILTVPVLVYLFGIDAFVATEYSLFIVGISSVVGSVSYFKKGLVNMKTALVFGIPSIISIFLTRNLILPLIPDEVFTISTLVVTKDILLLLIFAVLMILASYKMIYKSEALQIQTIHSDKNSTLLVLGEGSAVGVLTGLVGAGGGFMIIPALVNLLKTPMKVAIGTSLVIISLNSLIGFFTSMHNVPINWKLLATVSSISILGIIIGAQLSKKIDGGKLKPAFGWFILTMGIFIIVREIFL, encoded by the coding sequence ATGGAAATTTTCGGATACATTGCCGCAATATTTATTGGTATTTCCTTAGGGCTGATAGGAGGAGGGGGAAGTATTCTTACTGTGCCTGTCTTAGTATATCTCTTTGGTATAGATGCCTTCGTAGCCACAGAATATTCACTTTTCATAGTTGGAATCAGCAGTGTGGTAGGTTCAGTTTCCTATTTTAAAAAAGGGCTGGTCAATATGAAAACCGCTTTGGTTTTTGGCATTCCGTCAATAATTTCTATTTTTTTGACCAGAAATCTTATTTTGCCACTGATTCCCGATGAGGTTTTTACAATCAGTACTTTGGTGGTGACCAAAGATATCTTATTACTTCTGATTTTTGCAGTATTAATGATCCTCGCTTCCTATAAAATGATTTATAAAAGCGAAGCACTGCAAATACAAACCATTCATTCCGATAAAAACAGCACTCTTTTAGTATTGGGAGAAGGTTCTGCAGTTGGGGTGTTGACTGGTTTGGTCGGTGCGGGTGGGGGCTTTATGATTATTCCAGCACTCGTCAATCTCCTAAAAACCCCAATGAAGGTGGCCATCGGTACCTCGCTCGTCATCATTTCCCTCAATTCCCTTATTGGATTTTTTACTTCAATGCATAATGTTCCCATCAACTGGAAACTACTTGCAACGGTCTCATCCATCTCTATATTAGGGATTATCATAGGGGCACAATTGTCAAAAAAAATAGACGGTGGAAAACTCAAACCTGCTTTCGGCTGGTTCATTCTAACAATGGGAATTTTCATCATCGTAAGAGAAATTTTCTTGTAA
- a CDS encoding SDR family NAD(P)-dependent oxidoreductase yields the protein MIVLGSTSEVAQAFVEEALQKGEKFEKIYLFTSSKETTERFARHIDVKFLQQAEVIELDLMKEIDYNQFDNINSNLLFCAIGYLGEGTEESLYDNKNTERIIDINYSKLVPVMNYFAQKFESRRSGTIIGLSSVAGDRGRQSNFIYGSAKAAFAAYLSGLRNYLFDKKVHVLTVKPGFMATKMTEGLPLNPKLTATPKQAAACIFKAYKKQKNVVYVLPIWGIIMMIIRNIPEFIFKKLKL from the coding sequence ATGATCGTTTTAGGAAGTACATCGGAAGTAGCACAGGCTTTTGTAGAAGAAGCATTGCAAAAAGGAGAAAAGTTTGAAAAAATCTATCTTTTCACCTCCAGCAAAGAGACGACCGAAAGATTTGCCAGACATATTGATGTGAAATTTCTTCAGCAGGCAGAAGTTATCGAGCTTGATTTAATGAAAGAAATCGATTATAATCAATTTGATAATATCAATTCTAATCTGTTATTTTGTGCAATAGGATATTTGGGAGAAGGAACAGAAGAAAGCTTATACGACAATAAAAATACGGAGAGAATTATTGATATTAATTACTCAAAACTGGTTCCTGTAATGAATTATTTTGCTCAGAAATTCGAAAGCAGAAGATCAGGAACGATCATCGGTTTGTCATCTGTAGCGGGAGATCGCGGAAGACAGAGTAATTTTATTTACGGAAGTGCAAAAGCAGCTTTTGCAGCGTATTTAAGTGGATTAAGAAATTATCTTTTTGATAAAAAAGTTCACGTTCTTACCGTAAAGCCAGGTTTTATGGCAACCAAAATGACAGAAGGTTTACCATTAAACCCAAAATTGACGGCAACTCCGAAACAGGCCGCAGCATGTATTTTTAAAGCTTATAAAAAGCAGAAAAATGTAGTGTATGTTTTACCTATTTGGGGAATTATTATGATGATCATCAGGAATATTCCTGAATTTATATTTAAAAAATTAAAACTTTAG
- a CDS encoding cysteine desulfurase family protein has protein sequence MNKIYLDNAATTPLSEEVIDAMVATMKMNFGNPSSTHSFGQEAKILIENVRRQVAEYLHVTPAEIIFTSCGTESNNMIIKSSVEHLGVERIISSPLEHKCVSESILDMKSRKGVEVNYIRPNEKGDIDLKKLEELLKSSDKKTLVSLMHVNNEIGNIYDIKKIAELCKANNALFHSDTVQTMAHMNLDFSDIQVDFASCSAHKFHGPKGVGFAFIRKSSGLKGIITGGPQERSLRAGTENVAGIVGLGKALEISLKNLEAYTNHMQEIKGYAAERLTEEIPGIKFNGRSLEKENSLYTVLSALLPYKNPLIGLQLDMKGIAISQGSACSSGASKPSMVMMMVLSEDEMDHCTPLRISFSHMTTKEDIDALVAALKEISQDFVIENTNVEHR, from the coding sequence ATGAATAAAATATACTTAGATAACGCTGCTACAACCCCTCTTTCAGAAGAAGTTATCGATGCAATGGTGGCTACCATGAAAATGAATTTTGGAAATCCGTCTTCGACACACAGTTTCGGGCAGGAAGCAAAAATTCTTATCGAAAATGTCAGAAGGCAGGTTGCAGAATATCTTCATGTAACTCCCGCAGAGATTATTTTCACTTCTTGCGGTACAGAATCAAACAATATGATCATCAAATCCAGTGTAGAACATCTTGGGGTTGAAAGAATCATCAGTTCTCCTTTGGAGCACAAATGTGTTTCTGAAAGCATTCTGGATATGAAAAGCAGGAAAGGAGTGGAGGTAAATTACATCCGTCCAAACGAAAAAGGAGATATTGATCTTAAGAAATTAGAAGAATTATTAAAATCTTCCGATAAGAAAACATTGGTAAGCTTAATGCACGTCAACAATGAGATCGGAAATATTTATGATATTAAAAAAATAGCAGAATTGTGCAAAGCTAATAATGCACTTTTCCATTCAGATACTGTACAGACAATGGCTCACATGAATTTGGATTTCTCTGACATTCAGGTTGATTTTGCATCTTGCAGTGCCCATAAATTCCACGGACCAAAAGGCGTTGGTTTCGCTTTCATCAGAAAATCAAGTGGTTTAAAAGGAATTATCACAGGAGGACCACAGGAGAGAAGTTTAAGAGCTGGAACCGAGAATGTTGCCGGGATTGTTGGTTTAGGAAAAGCTTTGGAGATTTCTCTTAAAAATCTGGAAGCTTACACAAACCACATGCAGGAAATCAAAGGTTACGCTGCAGAAAGGCTTACAGAAGAAATTCCAGGGATTAAATTCAATGGAAGAAGCTTAGAGAAAGAAAATAGTCTTTACACTGTTTTAAGTGCTTTATTGCCCTATAAAAACCCTCTAATCGGACTTCAGTTAGATATGAAAGGAATTGCCATTTCTCAGGGAAGCGCATGTTCGTCGGGAGCCTCAAAACCTTCCATGGTAATGATGATGGTTTTATCTGAGGATGAAATGGATCATTGTACGCCGCTTCGTATTTCATTCAGCCATATGACAACTAAAGAGGATATTGACGCTTTGGTAGCAGCTTTGAAAGAAATTTCACAGGATTTCGTTATAGAAAATACAAATGTTGAGCATAGATAA
- a CDS encoding HAD family hydrolase, which produces MKKLYCFDFDGTLTYKDTMFMYLKFYDPIKFQIQFLKHVPLFVLLKLKLAETEKVKKSFIGSILKGQTQEKIEKKSKQFFEEHYPKIVRENALDFIQNIDRDNTRSLLVTASLDIWAKPFADAFKMQLVATKAEFRNGVFTGNFIGNNCNGKEKLLRIKAEISDNKYDKIIAFGDTSGDKPMLKWANEGHYQFFH; this is translated from the coding sequence ATGAAAAAATTGTATTGTTTTGATTTTGACGGAACTCTGACTTACAAGGATACAATGTTTATGTATCTGAAATTCTATGATCCAATAAAATTCCAGATACAGTTTTTGAAACACGTTCCGCTTTTTGTTTTATTAAAGTTAAAACTTGCCGAAACAGAAAAGGTAAAGAAAAGTTTCATCGGGTCTATTCTAAAAGGGCAGACGCAGGAGAAAATTGAGAAAAAATCTAAACAGTTTTTTGAAGAACATTATCCTAAAATCGTTAGGGAAAATGCCCTCGACTTTATTCAAAATATAGATCGTGATAATACGAGAAGTCTATTGGTAACTGCCTCTCTTGATATTTGGGCAAAACCTTTTGCTGATGCTTTTAAAATGCAGCTTGTTGCTACCAAAGCAGAGTTCCGGAACGGTGTTTTTACGGGAAATTTTATTGGGAATAATTGCAATGGAAAGGAGAAATTACTAAGAATAAAAGCAGAAATCAGCGACAATAAATACGATAAAATCATCGCTTTCGGCGATACTTCCGGAGATAAGCCAATGCTAAAATGGGCAAATGAAGGACATTATCAATTTTTTCACTAA
- a CDS encoding MBL fold metallo-hydrolase, whose product MFFQHIYDKSLAQASYLIGCQAKGEAIVIDAKRDIDTYLQVANENNLKITHIAETHIHADFLSGSRELAEVTGAKMYLSDEGGEDWQYEFPHIGVTDGDIITVGNLSLKVIHTPGHTPESVSFLLTDHPATDEPVMIFTGDFIFVGDIGRPDLLEKAAGIVGNQEDGAKEMFHSVRDFTKLPEFIQVWPGHGAGSACGKSLGAVPSSTVGYEKITNWAFQYDEDEDGFVDYLLEGQPEPPKYFAMMKKLNKVERPLLTEVPKHKKLSKGVFLEAYHNGVKIIDTRNKEDFADGFIPSSINIQGNNSFSTWVGWLVDYSEPFILIAPEEKMDDLTRKLMRIGMDQMLGYIVTVENLGLDLQTADVVGIEEFRSYLNRDDIQVVDVRNQTEYETAHIENAENVFVGTLEDNLDEISSSKPVVIHCQSGDRATIAYSLLKKNGFVNVKNFSGGMKEWTEKANPVKK is encoded by the coding sequence ATGTTTTTTCAGCATATTTACGATAAGAGCCTTGCGCAGGCCAGTTATTTAATCGGTTGTCAGGCGAAAGGCGAAGCCATCGTAATAGACGCCAAAAGAGATATTGATACCTATCTACAGGTTGCCAATGAAAACAATCTGAAGATCACACATATTGCAGAAACCCATATTCATGCCGATTTCTTGTCAGGTTCCAGAGAACTTGCGGAAGTTACCGGAGCTAAAATGTATCTTTCGGATGAAGGTGGTGAGGACTGGCAATATGAGTTTCCGCATATTGGTGTAACCGACGGAGATATTATTACTGTTGGAAATCTTAGCCTAAAAGTAATTCATACACCAGGACATACACCTGAAAGTGTTAGTTTTCTTTTGACTGACCATCCTGCTACTGACGAACCGGTAATGATCTTTACAGGCGACTTTATCTTTGTTGGCGACATAGGAAGACCTGATCTGTTGGAGAAGGCTGCCGGAATTGTCGGTAATCAGGAAGATGGTGCGAAAGAAATGTTTCATTCTGTCAGGGATTTCACTAAACTGCCGGAGTTTATCCAGGTCTGGCCAGGCCACGGTGCTGGTTCCGCTTGCGGAAAATCTTTGGGAGCAGTTCCAAGTTCTACGGTAGGTTACGAAAAGATAACCAATTGGGCTTTCCAGTACGACGAAGATGAGGACGGTTTTGTAGACTATCTGCTGGAAGGGCAGCCGGAACCTCCAAAATATTTCGCAATGATGAAGAAGCTTAATAAAGTGGAAAGGCCTTTATTGACGGAAGTTCCCAAACATAAGAAACTTTCCAAAGGTGTGTTTTTGGAGGCTTACCATAATGGCGTTAAAATAATTGATACGAGAAACAAAGAAGATTTTGCTGACGGATTTATTCCAAGCAGTATTAATATTCAGGGGAATAATTCTTTTTCCACTTGGGTGGGATGGCTCGTAGATTACTCGGAACCTTTCATTCTGATCGCTCCGGAAGAAAAAATGGACGATCTTACACGGAAATTAATGAGAATCGGGATGGATCAAATGTTGGGATATATCGTTACAGTTGAAAATTTAGGCTTAGATCTCCAAACCGCTGACGTTGTAGGAATTGAAGAATTTAGATCATATCTGAACAGAGATGACATTCAGGTAGTAGATGTAAGAAATCAAACGGAATACGAAACTGCACATATCGAAAATGCCGAAAATGTTTTTGTAGGAACATTGGAAGATAATCTTGACGAGATATCCAGTAGTAAGCCGGTGGTCATTCATTGCCAAAGCGGTGATAGAGCCACCATTGCATATTCACTGCTGAAAAAAAATGGATTTGTGAATGTGAAAAATTTTTCAGGCGGAATGAAGGAATGGACAGAAAAAGCTAACCCTGTAAAGAAATAA
- a CDS encoding YidH family protein produces MNKDKPNHTSEHLANERTFLAWMRTSIALMGFGFVLVKFSLFLKQISLVAEAKNIVHFQNGHSSLVGIIIVIVGAIVLLFSYINYYNNKKRINNNTFYENNIFLLIVTIVLFLLSIFLIHYLLNNI; encoded by the coding sequence ATGAATAAAGATAAACCTAATCATACCAGTGAACATTTGGCAAATGAAAGAACATTTCTTGCGTGGATGCGAACATCGATAGCATTGATGGGTTTCGGATTCGTATTAGTTAAATTTTCCTTATTTCTTAAGCAGATATCTTTAGTTGCAGAAGCTAAAAACATAGTTCACTTTCAAAATGGACATTCCAGTCTTGTAGGGATTATAATTGTAATTGTTGGAGCTATAGTTTTATTATTTTCATATATTAACTACTACAATAACAAAAAACGTATTAATAATAATACATTTTACGAGAACAACATTTTCTTGCTCATAGTCACCATTGTTTTATTTTTGCTGAGCATTTTTTTAATACATTATCTATTAAATAACATATAA
- a CDS encoding DUF6691 family protein, translating into MTKEKDLSPQDSVGATQSYLTQKWYYNLKYLFVGVAFGIVFVKAEIISWFRIQEMFRLQSFFMYGVIGSAVLTGMISVFIIKKFNIETIYGEKISIAPKKFNKGQIYGGLIFGFGWAITGACPGPLFAQIGTGALAVVVTLISAILGTWVYGYLRDKLPH; encoded by the coding sequence ATGACAAAAGAAAAAGATTTAAGTCCACAGGACAGCGTTGGCGCAACACAAAGCTATTTGACTCAAAAATGGTATTACAATCTGAAGTACCTTTTTGTGGGAGTAGCATTCGGAATTGTTTTTGTAAAAGCAGAGATCATCAGCTGGTTCAGGATTCAGGAGATGTTCCGTTTGCAGTCGTTTTTTATGTACGGCGTAATCGGTAGTGCAGTTCTTACAGGAATGATTTCAGTGTTTATTATTAAGAAATTCAACATCGAAACAATTTATGGGGAAAAGATTTCAATTGCACCGAAGAAATTTAACAAAGGGCAGATCTATGGCGGATTGATTTTCGGTTTTGGCTGGGCGATTACAGGGGCTTGCCCGGGACCCCTTTTTGCACAGATCGGAACGGGAGCATTGGCAGTTGTCGTTACTTTAATCAGTGCTATTTTAGGAACCTGGGTCTATGGATATTTGAGGGATAAATTACCCCACTAA
- a CDS encoding site-specific integrase — translation MNKTFNLLFYVKKAKINSVGESPIYLRITIDGKITEVSTKRTVKPTKWNSAMQKVSGSSEDCRSLNYYLKTFEQKVYDTYHELIRDNETVTSEALKNKLVGRGRITRTLIPVFQDHNDRMEKLIDKEFAQGTLTRYKTCLKHTKDFLKWKYSITDIEIKKIDYAFLNDFEFFLRTEKSCNNNSAVKYIKNFGKIIRICLANGWLERDPFMNYHSKFNEVTRMFLNEKEIEVLFAKDFNNERLSLVRDIFLFSCFTGLAYIDTQKLTYQNINLGLDGSQWIYTKRQKTKTTSNIPLLSQTEKIIEKYKNHPVCLNNGKLLPILSNQKMNAYLKEIADLCGINKELTYHIARHTFATTITLSNGVSIESVSKMLGHKSIKTTQHYAKILDKKVSKDMMELKQKFTNKETVVIF, via the coding sequence ATGAACAAGACATTCAATTTACTTTTCTATGTAAAAAAAGCTAAAATCAATTCTGTAGGAGAGTCTCCTATTTATTTGCGGATTACCATCGACGGCAAAATAACCGAGGTAAGCACAAAGCGTACAGTAAAGCCTACGAAATGGAATTCTGCAATGCAGAAGGTTAGTGGTTCTTCAGAAGATTGCAGATCCCTTAATTATTATTTGAAAACATTTGAGCAGAAAGTTTACGACACCTATCACGAATTAATCAGAGATAACGAAACAGTAACTTCTGAGGCTCTTAAGAATAAGTTAGTAGGTAGAGGTAGAATAACCCGAACACTCATTCCCGTTTTTCAGGATCATAATGATCGAATGGAGAAACTTATAGACAAAGAATTTGCCCAAGGAACATTAACCCGTTATAAGACCTGTCTGAAACATACCAAAGATTTTTTGAAATGGAAATACAGTATTACCGACATTGAAATAAAAAAGATCGATTATGCTTTTCTAAACGATTTTGAATTTTTTTTAAGGACTGAAAAATCCTGTAATAATAATTCTGCAGTAAAATATATCAAGAATTTTGGTAAGATTATTCGTATCTGTCTTGCAAATGGATGGCTGGAAAGAGATCCTTTTATGAACTATCATTCTAAGTTTAATGAAGTGACAAGAATGTTCCTTAATGAAAAGGAGATAGAAGTACTTTTTGCCAAAGATTTTAACAATGAAAGATTGTCTTTGGTAAGAGATATTTTTCTGTTCAGCTGTTTCACCGGACTAGCGTACATTGATACTCAAAAACTAACATATCAAAATATCAATTTGGGACTTGATGGCTCTCAATGGATTTATACAAAACGTCAGAAAACTAAAACTACTTCTAATATTCCCTTGCTTTCTCAAACAGAGAAAATTATTGAAAAATACAAAAATCATCCAGTATGTCTTAATAATGGAAAGTTGCTGCCCATTCTTAGTAATCAAAAAATGAATGCATATCTTAAAGAGATTGCTGACTTGTGCGGAATTAACAAAGAATTGACCTATCATATTGCACGACATACCTTTGCAACTACAATCACTTTGTCTAATGGGGTTTCCATTGAAAGTGTTAGTAAAATGCTAGGTCACAAGAGCATTAAGACAACACAGCATTATGCGAAAATACTTGATAAAAAAGTCAGTAAGGATATGATGGAATTGAAACAAAAATTTACTAACAAGGAAACTGTTGTAATTTTTTAG
- a CDS encoding rhodanese-like domain-containing protein: protein MDLLSLLFGKKDNSAVIKALDEGAFLVDVRTPGEFASGSAEGAVNIPLRMIKDQLSEFKNKENIIVFCKSGTRSAIAKGTLERNGLAKIFNGGSLKNMIKLIEK, encoded by the coding sequence ATGGATTTACTATCATTGTTATTTGGCAAAAAGGATAATTCTGCTGTGATAAAAGCTTTGGATGAAGGTGCTTTTTTAGTTGATGTGAGAACTCCCGGAGAATTTGCTTCAGGAAGTGCAGAAGGAGCTGTGAACATTCCTCTGAGAATGATTAAAGACCAACTCTCAGAATTCAAAAACAAGGAAAATATCATTGTTTTTTGTAAAAGTGGAACCCGAAGTGCAATAGCAAAAGGTACTTTAGAGCGAAACGGACTTGCTAAAATTTTTAATGGCGGAAGCCTAAAAAATATGATTAAACTAATCGAAAAATAA